A DNA window from Brassica napus cultivar Da-Ae chromosome C1, Da-Ae, whole genome shotgun sequence contains the following coding sequences:
- the BNAC07G08850D gene encoding FCS-Like Zinc finger 8, whose amino-acid sequence MLKKRSRSKQALMADTNQKQSKPTPKTFPRLFTAFTSFKSFTENDAVASPTSILDAKPFSALKNPFVSDNPKTHEPETRLKLEPTRIGLAIVQDKNPVPELFSRPRSGTVLFGSQLRIRIPDSPRSSSDFGTKTKNSPVAPPPEETKKAGIGSTRIFTGYFSTSEMELSEDYTCVTCHGPNPKTIHIFGNCIVENQPGVVFFRSSDPVNESDCIPPDSFLSSCCNCKKNLGPRDDIFMYRGDRAFCSSECRSLEMMSEETDN is encoded by the exons ATGCTAAAGAAGAGATCGAGAAGCAAGCAAGCATTAATGGCGGATACGAACCAGAAACAGAGTAAACCTACGCCCAAAACATTTCCACGCCTCTTCACAGCTTTCACCAGCTTCAAAAGCTTCACTGAAAACGACGCCGTCGCGAGCCCAACCTCAATCCTCGACGCCAAACCTTTCTCTGCTTTGAAAAACCCTTTTGTATCCGATAATCCGAAAACCCACGAACCCGAGACCCGGCTCAAGCTCGAACCCACAAGAATCGGACTCGCCATTGTCCAAGATAAAAACCCGGTACCCGAATTATTCTCCCGACCAAGATCCGGAACAGTACTATTCGGGTCACAACTCAGGATCCGGATCCCGGATTCTCCACGATCCTCGTCGGATTTCGGGACCAAAACGAAAAATTCTCCGGTTGCTCCTCCGCCGGAAGAGACGAAGAAAGCGGGTATCGGGTCGACCCGAATTTTCACGGGCTACTTCTCGACCAGCGAGATGGAACTATCGGAGGACTACACGTGCGTGACGTGTCACGGGCCTAACCCGAAAACGATCCATATATTCGGTAACTGTATCGTTGAGAATCAACCTGGCGTCGTTTTCTTTCGAAGCTCCGACCCGGTTAACGAGTCGGATTGTATACCACCCGACAGCTTTCTCAGTAGCTGCTGTAACTGTAAGAAGAATCTTGGGCCTCGTGATGACATTTTCATGTACag GGGAGATAGAGCCTTCTGTAGCAGCGAATGCAGGTCTTTGGAGATGATGTCGGAAGAAACTGACAATTAA
- the BNAC07G08860D gene encoding uncharacterized protein BNAC07G08860D, giving the protein MRVHPILNNNTLIHHHHHHHHNPTREPGKNLRRLPHIFNRVLELPLRSEADVSVEEKPDCFRFVAETDGLRGGGGEMTAYMVEIHPGITKIVVRTNGLSLGLSLDELELDVWRFRLPETTRPELVTVACVDGALVVTVPKMVSEEDDDGFGQGVGTGRLVLVL; this is encoded by the coding sequence ATGAGAGTCCATCCAATTCTTAACAACAACACATtgatccaccaccaccaccatcatcacCATAACCCGACCCGAGAACCCGGAAAGAATCTCCGTCGCTTACCTCACATCTTCAACCGCGTTCTCGAGCTTCCGCTAAGGTCCGAAGCAGACGTCTCCGTGGAAGAGAAACCCGATTGCTTCAGATTCGTGGCGGAGACGGACGGTCTTCGCGGCGGCGGAGGGGAGATGACGGCGTATATGGTGGAGATCCATCCGGGTATTACCAAGATCGTCGTTAGGACAAATGGGTTGTCTTTGGGTTTGTCGTTGGATGAGTTGGAGCTTGATGTCTGGCGTTTTAGGCTTCCGGAGACGACGAGGCCTGAGCTTGTTACCGTGGCTTGTGTTGATGGGGCTTTGGTTGTTACGGTTCCTAAGATGGTTtcagaggaagatgatgatggttTTGGACAAGGTGTGGGAACTGGGAGGCTAGttcttgttttgtaa